The following are from one region of the Thermococcus cleftensis genome:
- a CDS encoding methyltransferase domain-containing protein, with protein MLEGITEEKIGEAMELIRRGFDEKKLRARLGENWELIAEIARARIRAKDKFSRDDLFMDLEGLRYATHEIVARYRAERLEEFGIRSIADVSCGIGIQLIFYAMKVERAYGIDIDPLKIEFARRNAEKYGVEIEFINADSLAPETVERVDAEVIFSDPARPPEMPERRLEDLLPSPLKVYGAYKSKTDSFIFDLPPQMRRERVPWRGEFEYIDLHGHLNRLTFYTEPLAKAERSAVILPAGVRLESDPNLENIVEWAEEPGQYLYEIPQAVDYADLLNELFHELKADAKMLLREKRRVLATGDEPVKSPYLKRTYSVVAVLPFHPVRINDLLRRENFGRATLKMSVPQEDYWRLRKRIEANLRGERRAFVFKVGDRAVIAESL; from the coding sequence ATGCTGGAGGGAATCACCGAGGAGAAAATCGGGGAGGCAATGGAGCTCATAAGGCGAGGTTTTGACGAGAAGAAGCTCCGCGCGAGGCTCGGCGAGAACTGGGAGCTTATAGCAGAGATAGCGAGGGCGAGGATAAGGGCAAAGGACAAGTTCTCGCGCGACGACCTTTTCATGGACCTGGAGGGTCTGCGCTACGCGACCCACGAAATCGTTGCCAGATACCGCGCCGAAAGGCTTGAGGAGTTTGGAATAAGGAGCATCGCCGACGTCTCCTGCGGGATAGGGATACAGCTCATCTTCTACGCGATGAAGGTCGAGAGGGCCTACGGGATAGACATAGACCCCCTAAAGATAGAGTTCGCGAGGAGGAACGCCGAGAAATACGGCGTTGAGATAGAGTTCATAAACGCCGACTCCCTCGCTCCAGAGACCGTCGAGAGGGTCGATGCGGAGGTGATCTTTTCAGACCCCGCCCGGCCGCCGGAGATGCCCGAGAGGAGGCTCGAGGATCTGCTCCCAAGCCCGCTCAAGGTCTACGGGGCCTATAAATCGAAGACTGACTCCTTCATCTTCGACCTGCCGCCGCAGATGAGGCGCGAAAGGGTGCCCTGGAGGGGCGAGTTCGAGTACATCGACCTCCACGGCCACCTCAACAGGCTGACCTTCTACACGGAACCGCTCGCAAAGGCCGAAAGGAGCGCTGTGATCCTTCCGGCAGGGGTCAGGCTCGAGAGCGACCCCAACCTTGAGAACATTGTCGAGTGGGCTGAGGAGCCCGGCCAGTACCTCTACGAGATACCGCAGGCCGTTGATTACGCTGATTTGCTCAACGAGCTTTTCCACGAGCTGAAGGCCGACGCCAAGATGCTACTCCGCGAGAAGAGGCGCGTTTTAGCGACTGGAGACGAGCCGGTGAAGAGTCCCTACCTCAAGAGGACCTACTCCGTCGTCGCGGTTCTGCCGTTTCACCCGGTCAGGATTAACGACCTCCTCAGGAGGGAAAACTTTGGAAGGGCGACCCTCAAGATGAGCGTCCCGCAGGAAGACTACTGGAGGCTCAGGAAGAGAATAGAGGCGAACCTCAGGGGCGAGCGGAGGGCCTTCGTCTTCAAAGTTGGAGACAGAGCGGTTATAGCGGAGTCGCTGTAG